A genomic segment from Sorangium aterium encodes:
- a CDS encoding DNA primase family protein: MHAEPTSAQPSTAGPERHHDDEACAANDVEPSDHGDGNADDDEAGDDEPISRGDGLWLDACGASMVPAEPCTGGGPANGNGSLQLVVVPLRQGTAPDSDLANAERLVALYGPDLRHVEALGGWHTWAGSRWCCDRATVAELAKETTRRLLTDAEFAMNHAAKRVKRAHDDDEVAKAKAQHKEATALFNWAKRSQSARGIDAMLRLAETEPIVRAEPGDFDADPWLLNCRNGVLDLRTGELRDHDRRDMMRRIVPVAFEPGAELPIWDRFLADVTGNDEELIGFLRRAAGCTLTGDVSDEVLFFVHGPPASGKSTFLEALKITMGEYAAKADFETFIARRDSGGPRNDIARLAGARLVLSIEVDEGKRLAEGLVKQLTGGDTVTARFLYRESFEFKPAFKLWLAANDAPRVRDDDAAIWRRILRIPFEHTVPKEKRDPQVKAALLDPAVGGPAILAWAVRGCSEWQKHGLGAPASITRATEAYRAENDPLRDFIKERCVVAPDAWVEKAALRREYERWSQDNGNKFPMGSKRFADRIRNLGASESTKRVPGHSSPRDIWRGVGLRYHGDDQPEGAGDVGL; the protein is encoded by the coding sequence ATGCACGCTGAACCGACCTCGGCACAGCCGTCGACGGCCGGACCGGAGCGACACCACGACGACGAGGCGTGCGCGGCGAACGATGTCGAGCCGAGCGACCATGGTGACGGGAACGCAGACGACGACGAGGCCGGCGACGATGAGCCGATCTCGCGCGGCGACGGGCTCTGGTTGGATGCGTGCGGCGCCTCGATGGTGCCTGCGGAGCCATGCACCGGAGGCGGTCCCGCGAACGGCAACGGGTCGCTGCAGCTCGTCGTTGTGCCGCTGAGGCAGGGCACCGCGCCGGACAGCGACCTCGCGAACGCGGAGCGCCTTGTTGCCCTGTACGGTCCTGATCTGCGCCACGTCGAAGCGCTCGGTGGTTGGCATACATGGGCCGGCTCCCGATGGTGCTGCGATCGGGCCACGGTGGCAGAGCTCGCAAAGGAGACGACGCGTCGCCTGCTGACCGATGCCGAGTTCGCGATGAACCATGCCGCGAAGCGGGTGAAGCGTGCGCACGACGACGACGAGGTGGCGAAGGCGAAGGCTCAGCACAAGGAAGCGACCGCGCTGTTCAACTGGGCGAAGCGATCGCAGTCGGCGCGCGGCATCGATGCGATGCTCCGCCTCGCGGAAACGGAGCCGATCGTCCGCGCCGAACCCGGTGACTTCGACGCCGATCCCTGGCTTCTGAACTGCCGCAACGGCGTGCTCGACCTCCGCACAGGAGAGCTGCGGGACCACGACCGCCGCGACATGATGCGCCGAATCGTTCCGGTCGCGTTCGAGCCAGGCGCGGAGCTGCCGATCTGGGATCGCTTCCTCGCTGACGTGACGGGCAACGATGAGGAGCTGATCGGGTTCCTCCGCCGCGCCGCAGGCTGCACGCTGACCGGCGACGTTAGCGATGAGGTACTCTTCTTCGTCCACGGTCCGCCGGCCTCCGGCAAGTCGACGTTCCTCGAAGCGCTGAAGATCACCATGGGCGAGTATGCGGCGAAGGCAGACTTCGAGACCTTCATCGCCCGGCGTGACTCCGGCGGTCCGCGCAACGACATCGCGCGGCTCGCGGGGGCTCGCCTCGTGCTCTCGATCGAGGTCGACGAGGGCAAGCGGCTCGCCGAAGGGCTGGTCAAGCAGCTGACCGGCGGCGACACCGTGACAGCGCGGTTCCTCTACCGCGAGTCCTTCGAGTTCAAGCCAGCCTTCAAGCTGTGGCTCGCCGCGAACGATGCGCCGCGCGTGCGGGACGATGACGCCGCGATCTGGCGCCGCATCCTCCGGATCCCGTTCGAGCACACCGTCCCAAAGGAGAAGCGCGACCCGCAGGTCAAGGCAGCGCTGCTTGATCCGGCGGTCGGTGGCCCGGCGATCCTGGCCTGGGCGGTGCGCGGGTGCAGCGAATGGCAAAAGCATGGGCTGGGCGCACCGGCGTCGATCACGCGAGCGACGGAAGCCTACCGCGCCGAGAACGACCCCTTGCGCGACTTCATCAAGGAGCGCTGCGTCGTCGCGCCGGACGCATGGGTCGAGAAAGCAGCGCTGCGTCGGGAATACGAGCGATGGAGCCAGGACAACGGCAACAAGTTCCCGATGGGGTCCAAACGCTTCGCGGATCGGATCCGGAATCTCGGCGCCAGCGAGAGCACGAAGCGCGTCCCAGGGCACAGCTCCCCGCGCGACATCTGGCGCGGCGTCGGGCTCCGCTACCACGGCGACGACCAGCCGGAAGGGGCCGGCGATGTCGGCTTGTAG
- a CDS encoding ERCC4 domain-containing protein, which translates to MKDAGSMIIIVDTREQRPWTFGGRLHMEHAALPAGDYSLAGFETSVAIERKSLDDLVQSVTWERERFLRECERLRAYELKTILVEAGVPDVWAHRYRSRTMPQAVIASALAIEQDFGISTTWAGSRESAEKIAALILSRFHRKRGEVRDAR; encoded by the coding sequence ATGAAGGACGCGGGCAGCATGATCATCATCGTCGACACGCGCGAGCAGCGCCCCTGGACCTTCGGCGGACGGCTCCACATGGAGCACGCAGCGCTGCCCGCCGGGGACTACTCGCTCGCCGGGTTCGAGACGAGCGTCGCGATCGAGCGCAAGAGCCTGGACGACCTCGTGCAGAGCGTCACATGGGAACGCGAGCGTTTCCTCCGTGAGTGTGAGCGGCTTCGAGCGTATGAGCTCAAGACGATCTTGGTGGAGGCCGGCGTCCCCGATGTCTGGGCGCATCGCTACCGCAGCAGGACGATGCCCCAGGCGGTGATCGCAAGCGCGCTCGCCATCGAGCAGGACTTCGGTATCAGTACGACGTGGGCAGGCTCGCGCGAGTCCGCCGAGAAGATCGCCGCGCTGATTCTCTCGCGATTTCACCGGAAGCGTGGGGAGGTGCGGGATGCACGCTGA